In one window of Actinomycetota bacterium DNA:
- a CDS encoding sulfurtransferase TusA family protein: MFEIDARGFSRSEPVILVKKAIEDGEEIIEVKVRGDFARDNVIRMAESLGCSTSQEEMEGHFLVRIEAGQGRKIRLSRSRWSKRA, translated from the coding sequence ATGTTTGAGATCGATGCCAGAGGTTTTTCCCGTTCCGAGCCGGTCATTTTGGTCAAGAAGGCCATAGAAGACGGAGAGGAGATTATCGAGGTCAAGGTGAGGGGAGACTTTGCCAGAGACAATGTCATCCGGATGGCCGAAAGTCTTGGCTGCTCGACCAGCCAAGAGGAGATGGAAGGCCACTTCTTGGTGAGAATAGAGGCTGGACAAGGTCGCAAAATCCGGCTCTCCCGTTCTCGATGGTCTAAAAGAGCTTGA